A genomic window from Micromonospora ferruginea includes:
- the sigK gene encoding ECF RNA polymerase sigma factor SigK, which translates to MTHGDSAGDVPGRSRLHAVPSAAPDQRAETDDLLRAVARGDEAAFERLYGLVSPRVYGLARRVLRDPAQAEEVAQEVLVEVWRTAARFDPALGSATSWIFTIAHRRAVDRVRSEQAGAERTRRVAAGSSETPYDEVAEEAAARLERQQVRHCLDALTEVQREAITLAYYGGHSYREVAGLLDTALPTVKTRMRDGLIRLRDCLGVELTR; encoded by the coding sequence ATGACCCACGGCGACAGCGCCGGTGACGTGCCGGGGCGGTCGAGGCTGCACGCCGTGCCCTCGGCCGCCCCGGACCAGCGGGCGGAGACCGACGACCTGCTGCGGGCGGTGGCGCGCGGCGACGAGGCGGCGTTCGAGCGGCTCTACGGCCTCGTCTCGCCGCGCGTCTACGGACTGGCGCGGCGGGTGCTGCGCGACCCGGCCCAGGCCGAGGAGGTCGCCCAGGAGGTGCTGGTCGAGGTGTGGCGCACCGCCGCCCGGTTCGATCCGGCGTTGGGGTCGGCCACCTCGTGGATCTTCACCATCGCCCACCGCCGCGCGGTCGACCGGGTCCGGTCCGAGCAGGCCGGCGCCGAACGCACCCGCCGGGTCGCCGCCGGATCCTCGGAGACACCGTACGACGAGGTGGCCGAGGAGGCGGCGGCCCGGCTGGAACGGCAGCAGGTGCGCCACTGCCTGGACGCGCTCACCGAGGTGCAGCGCGAGGCGATCACGCTGGCCTACTACGGCGGGCACAGCTACCGCGAGGTGGCCGGCCTGCTGGACACCGCGCTGCCGACCGTCAAGACCCGCATGCGGGACGGGCTGATCCGTCTGCGCGACTGCCTGGGAGTGGAGCTGACCCGATGA
- a CDS encoding anti-sigma factor, with protein sequence MTDIHALAGAYVLDAVDDVERAAFARHLDGCESCALELAEFRETAARLADSTWSVPPPAVREAVLAEIRRTPQERPRPAGRSGSARAGTWRRRLAVAAAAVLLAGGAGAATWVAQEQRVRDARTEAGAARNEAGAARNEAGRIRAVLAAPDAVVRTEAVPAGGRVTVVASASRDEGVALVDGLAAPAPGRAYQLWLIEGTTATSAGVLPAGQGGGTKLLSGVRGKGVFGVTEEPSSGSAQPTMTPLVAFALT encoded by the coding sequence ATGACCGACATCCACGCGCTCGCCGGGGCGTACGTGCTCGACGCGGTGGACGACGTCGAGCGGGCCGCGTTCGCCCGGCACCTGGACGGCTGCGAGAGCTGCGCGCTGGAGCTGGCCGAGTTCCGCGAGACGGCCGCCCGGCTGGCCGACTCGACCTGGTCGGTGCCCCCGCCCGCGGTGCGCGAGGCGGTGTTGGCCGAGATCCGGCGTACCCCGCAGGAACGGCCGCGCCCGGCGGGCCGGTCCGGTTCGGCCCGCGCCGGGACCTGGCGGCGCCGGCTGGCGGTCGCGGCCGCCGCCGTGCTGCTGGCCGGTGGCGCGGGCGCGGCCACCTGGGTGGCCCAGGAGCAGCGGGTACGCGACGCGCGCACCGAGGCCGGCGCGGCCCGAAACGAGGCGGGCGCGGCCCGAAACGAGGCGGGCCGGATCCGGGCGGTGCTGGCCGCGCCCGACGCGGTGGTCCGCACCGAGGCGGTGCCGGCCGGCGGCCGGGTCACCGTGGTGGCGTCGGCGAGCCGGGACGAGGGGGTGGCCCTGGTGGACGGGCTGGCCGCACCCGCACCGGGGCGGGCCTACCAGCTCTGGCTGATCGAGGGCACCACGGCCACCTCGGCCGGGGTGCTGCCGGCCGGTCAGGGCGGCGGCACGAAGCTGCTCTCCGGCGTCCGCGGCAAGGGCGTGTTCGGCGTGACCGAGGAGCCGTCGAGCGGATCGGCGCAGCCGACCATGACGCCGCTGGTGGCGTTCGCGCTCACCTGA
- a CDS encoding fasciclin domain-containing protein, with product MRPMKLTAVALAATLGLGLAACGGNGDDMDAAAPASSAPMTSAPASSAPAMADGQFGPGCAAVPTDASNPGSFAAMAQVPVATAASGNPLLSTLVTAVKQAGLVDSLNSAQGLTVFAPTNDAFGKLPKADLDKVLADKKMLTDVLTYHVVEGKLGPDQLAGAHKTLQGGEVTVAGSGTEFTVNGNSMVVCGNVQTANATVYIVDSVLMPKS from the coding sequence ATGCGCCCCATGAAGCTCACCGCCGTCGCGCTCGCCGCCACCCTCGGCCTCGGCCTCGCCGCCTGCGGCGGGAACGGCGACGACATGGACGCCGCCGCGCCGGCCAGCAGCGCCCCGATGACGTCCGCGCCGGCCAGCAGCGCGCCCGCGATGGCCGACGGCCAGTTCGGTCCCGGCTGCGCCGCGGTGCCCACCGACGCGTCGAACCCCGGCAGCTTCGCCGCCATGGCCCAGGTGCCGGTGGCCACCGCCGCCTCCGGCAACCCGCTGCTCAGCACGCTCGTCACCGCCGTCAAGCAGGCCGGACTCGTCGACTCGCTGAACAGCGCCCAGGGCTTGACCGTCTTCGCGCCGACTAACGACGCGTTCGGCAAGCTGCCCAAGGCCGACCTGGACAAGGTCCTCGCCGACAAGAAGATGCTCACCGACGTGCTGACCTACCACGTGGTGGAGGGCAAGCTCGGCCCGGACCAGCTCGCCGGCGCGCACAAGACGCTCCAGGGCGGCGAGGTGACGGTCGCCGGCAGCGGCACCGAGTTCACCGTGAACGGCAACTCCATGGTCGTCTGCGGCAACGTGCAGACCGCCAACGCGACCGTCTACATCGTCGACTCGGTCCTGATGCCGAAGTCCTGA
- a CDS encoding molybdopterin-dependent oxidoreductase, protein MTRRTLAAAGTGLLAAAAGVAVAELLATAVRPQAAPLVAVGGTVVDGAPTAVKEWAVRTFGTYDKPLLLGGIALVLALLAALTGAVARRRPALGLLGPAVLGVAATTAALTRPDARPVDALPALAGAAVAAALLRWLPLPGLPAAAPDLPDAAPDPVGVGRAASGAGSAGGATRRAVVRNAALVAAGTALAGVGASTLRRLDVADAARSREAVRLPAPASPARPTPAGVAPGFRTPTADFYRVDTALTVPRLDVDAWRLRLHGLVERPVELSFADLLDRGLIERDVTLSCVSNEVGGPYVGTARWLGAPLAPLLRDAGVRAGADQLVARSQEGMTIGTPIATLLDGRDAMLAVGMDGAPLPFTHGFPVRMLTPGLYGYAGACKWVTELEVTTFDAFDAYWVRRGWAREAPVKTASRIDRPAPFARLPAGRVTVAGVAWAQHRGIAAVEVSVDGGPWRAAELLPTASVDTWVQWRYAWTAPPGPHSLRVRATDGTGAVQPEQRRPPFPDGATGHHTTTVTVQGGAPA, encoded by the coding sequence ATGACCCGCCGTACCCTGGCGGCCGCCGGAACGGGCCTGCTCGCGGCGGCCGCCGGGGTGGCGGTCGCGGAGCTGCTCGCCACCGCCGTCCGCCCGCAGGCGGCGCCACTTGTCGCGGTCGGCGGCACCGTCGTGGACGGCGCGCCCACCGCGGTCAAGGAATGGGCGGTCCGCACGTTCGGCACGTACGACAAGCCACTGCTGCTCGGCGGCATCGCGCTGGTGCTGGCGCTGCTGGCCGCGCTGACCGGGGCCGTCGCCCGCCGCCGCCCGGCGCTGGGCCTGCTCGGACCCGCGGTGCTCGGCGTGGCCGCCACCACCGCCGCGCTGACCCGCCCCGACGCCCGCCCGGTCGACGCCCTGCCGGCCCTGGCCGGCGCCGCCGTGGCCGCCGCCCTCCTGCGCTGGCTGCCCCTGCCCGGCCTGCCGGCCGCCGCACCCGATCTCCCGGACGCCGCCCCCGACCCGGTGGGGGTGGGCCGGGCGGCGTCCGGGGCCGGGTCGGCGGGTGGGGCGACGCGGCGGGCGGTGGTGCGCAACGCGGCACTGGTGGCGGCCGGCACCGCGCTGGCCGGCGTCGGCGCGTCGACACTGCGCCGGCTCGACGTGGCCGACGCGGCCCGGTCCCGGGAGGCCGTCCGGCTGCCCGCGCCGGCCTCGCCCGCCCGGCCCACGCCGGCCGGGGTGGCGCCCGGGTTCCGCACCCCGACCGCGGACTTCTATCGGGTCGACACCGCGCTCACCGTGCCCCGGCTGGACGTGGACGCCTGGCGGCTGCGGCTGCACGGCCTGGTCGAACGGCCGGTCGAGCTGAGCTTCGCCGACCTGCTCGACCGTGGGCTGATCGAGCGGGACGTCACGTTGAGCTGCGTGTCCAACGAGGTCGGTGGCCCGTACGTGGGGACCGCCCGGTGGCTCGGCGCGCCGCTCGCCCCGCTGCTGCGCGACGCCGGTGTCCGGGCCGGCGCCGACCAACTGGTGGCCCGCTCGCAGGAGGGGATGACCATCGGCACGCCGATCGCGACGCTCCTCGACGGCCGGGACGCCATGCTCGCGGTCGGCATGGACGGTGCGCCGCTGCCGTTCACGCACGGCTTCCCGGTCCGGATGCTCACGCCCGGCCTGTACGGGTACGCGGGCGCGTGCAAATGGGTCACCGAGCTGGAGGTGACCACGTTCGACGCCTTCGACGCGTACTGGGTGCGGCGGGGGTGGGCGCGGGAGGCGCCGGTGAAGACGGCGTCCCGGATCGACCGGCCCGCGCCGTTCGCCCGGCTTCCCGCCGGACGGGTCACCGTGGCCGGGGTGGCGTGGGCGCAGCACCGGGGCATCGCAGCGGTGGAGGTCTCGGTGGACGGTGGGCCGTGGCGGGCCGCCGAGCTGCTGCCCACCGCCTCGGTCGACACCTGGGTGCAGTGGCGGTACGCCTGGACCGCTCCGCCGGGCCCGCACAGCCTGCGGGTACGCGCCACCGACGGCACCGGCGCCGTGCAGCCCGAACAGCGGCGTCCCCCGTTCCCCGACGGCGCCACCGGCCACCACACCACCACGGTGACGGTGCAAGGAGGGGCCCCCGCTTAA
- a CDS encoding DUF2795 domain-containing protein has product MTVTGAQLQEFLAGLDYPVSREDLVRWGQENGASTEALQALRTLPAEEFDTPAELGEALITVTG; this is encoded by the coding sequence ATGACCGTCACCGGCGCGCAGTTGCAGGAGTTCCTGGCCGGGCTCGACTACCCGGTCTCCCGGGAGGACCTGGTCCGCTGGGGGCAGGAGAACGGCGCCAGCACGGAGGCGCTTCAGGCGCTCCGGACGTTGCCGGCCGAGGAGTTCGACACTCCCGCCGAGCTGGGCGAGGCCCTGATCACCGTGACCGGTTAG